A stretch of DNA from Candidatus Atribacteria bacterium:
TTTGAAGGAACGATTACTGAAGAAAAATAGACTATTTATTTTAAAAAAAGGAGGAAGCAAGATAAGCAATGGATATGAAGTTTCTTATGAAACAAGCACAAGCTATGCAAAAAAAGATGGAAGAGATAAAAAAAGAATTGGCAGAAAAGGAAGTCAAAGTTTCTTCTGGTGGAGGTATGATTGAGATTGTAATAAACGGCCAACAAGAAATTAAAGAAATAAAAATAGAGCCGGATGTAATAGATGCTAACGAAAAAGAGATGTTAGAAGATTTAATTTTAGCGGCAGTCAATGAGTCATTACGTCAATCGAAAGAATTAGCTGCCCAGGAGATGAGTAAATTAACCGGGGGAATGAATGTCCCCGGATTATTTTAAAAGGAGGCAAAAGTGTCCTTTAGATATACTAAACCTTTTGCTAGATTAATTGATGAATTTTCGAAAATGCCAGGAATAGGACCCAAGACAGCTCAGAGATTAGCTTTTTATATTTTAAAGAATTCTTCGGAAAATGTTACAAGTTTAGCTAGGACAATACTAGAGGCAAAAGAAAAAGTGAAGCATTGTTCGATTTGCGGCAATATAACTGATCAAGAGAAATGTGAAATTTGCCGGAACACCGATAGAGATAAGTCTACTATATGTGTTATAGAAGGGGTAAGGGATTTAATTGCCATAGAGAATACTGGAGAATATAAAGGATTATACCATGTTTTAGAAGGAGTCATTTCTCCTTTAGATGGAGTAGAACCGGAAAATTTAAAGATTAATAGTTTATTGAATAGAATAAAAGACGAAAAGATAAAAGAGATAATATTAGCTACTAATCCCAACATTGAGGGAGAAGTTACCGCTTCCTATATTACCAAATTGATCGAACCTTTAAAAGTTAAAGTAACTCGCATTGCCTATGGAGTTCCGATAGGGGGAAGCTTAGAGTTTGCAGACGAAGTGACTTTAACTCAAGCTTTAATGTCCAGACAAGAAATTAAGTAATTACTGAGAATAAAAGATAAATCAAAACGAAACGTTAAATGCAGATCAAAATAAATAATTTTATAAAATTTATGTTTTCTGATAAAATAAAAATACATAAATTAATCAAAATATTTTAAAAACGGAGGTTCATGATAATGAACAGAATAAAAACTACGATTGACGGGAATACCGCAGCGGCTCATACATCGTTTCATCTAAGCGAGGTTGCAACCATATATCCTATTACCCCTTCTTCTCCTATGGGTGAATTTGCTGATCTTTGGGCTTCTGAGGGAAAACCGAATATCTGGG
This window harbors:
- the recR gene encoding recombination protein RecR, whose amino-acid sequence is MSFRYTKPFARLIDEFSKMPGIGPKTAQRLAFYILKNSSENVTSLARTILEAKEKVKHCSICGNITDQEKCEICRNTDRDKSTICVIEGVRDLIAIENTGEYKGLYHVLEGVISPLDGVEPENLKINSLLNRIKDEKIKEIILATNPNIEGEVTASYITKLIEPLKVKVTRIAYGVPIGGSLEFADEVTLTQALMSRQEIK
- a CDS encoding YbaB/EbfC family nucleoid-associated protein; the encoded protein is MDMKFLMKQAQAMQKKMEEIKKELAEKEVKVSSGGGMIEIVINGQQEIKEIKIEPDVIDANEKEMLEDLILAAVNESLRQSKELAAQEMSKLTGGMNVPGLF